The genomic stretch ACATACTCTTGGCATTAACTCCCCTAGAAAGCAGTGAAGCTATATTTCATTCTCAAATGCTGGTTGCTTTTTATCTTCATTAAAAAGTCACTGGATTGTATAttgatcattttaaaaataatttggctaCAGTGTGGTATGTTCTTTTAGTGCATGACATTGCAGTAATACTGTGTTCTATGTGTTGTTTAGGTCTGGGTTTAGCATTCAACTTGCAGCCTGCCTTGACCATGATTGGCAAGTATTTCTATAAGAAGCGTCCCATTGCTAACGGATTGGCCATGGCTGGAAGTCCAGTGTTTCTAAGCACATTGGCACCTCTCAATCAATTCCTCTTTAATGCATTTGGCTGGAAAGGAAGCTTTCTCATTCTGGGAGGACTTCTTTTGAACTGCTGTGTGGCAGGGTCACTGATGAGACCCGTTGGACCAAAACCAGTCCCTCCTGTGAAAAAAGATGTTGAGAAAGGCGCAGGAGATTCTACCTTGCACAAAAACAACAAGAAGTCTTTTTGGCAAACTATGAATAAATACCTAGATTTGTCCCTCTTCAAACACAGAGGTTTTCTGATTTATTTGTCAGGAAATGTTATTATGTTCATTGGTTTCTTCGCTCCAATCGTATTCTTGGCTCCTTATGCCAAGCACAAGGGAATTGATGaatattctgctgcttttttgctcTCTATCTTAGCCTTTGTAGACATGTTTGCTAGGCCTTCAATGGGACTTGTAGCAAACTCCAAATTTATCCGGCCAAAGATCCAGTACTTTTTTAGTTTTGCTGTCTTGTACAATGGTGTCTGCCATATCTTGTGCCCTCTGGCAACAAATTACACTGGCTTGGTgatatattctgtattttttgggTTTGCATTTGGAATGGTTAGCAGTGTGCTTTTTGAGACATTGATGGACCTCGTTGGTGCTGCCAGATTTTCCAGTGCAGTTGGACTTGTGACGATAGTGGAATGTTGCCCTGTTCTCATAGGGCCTCCTCTAGGAGGTAAgaatctcttttatttttttgtttcagacaTCACAGCGTAAATTTGCAATTTGATATTGAATTAATCTAAAAATTGTTCTTAATgttatttaatgttttctctgtGATTTTGCATATACCATAGCACTGCACTATACTGACTATCTTGGCACTTAGCACAGCTTCAAATCCACGTGAAGCTCTGGAGGTATACATCGTATGCATGTGTAATAGAGAGATTTACAGCATATCTTGCCTGTCCAATAAATCCAGGTGATAAATGTATATTTTCCTAGTAGCACTTAATGCTAACTTTGCAGCCTTAATCTGCATGTACTCACTTCCACTTTGTTCTTTGCCGACACAGCTCTTACTTCCCTGAATAGGCTGAATCCATTAGGTCAGTTTTCATGAAGATCTCACAGAAAGGCTTATAATTTCTCTAACTTAATGGCTGTTAAAGAGGCACCCGCTTAAATTAAAAACTTCAATTTGAATTTGTCTAAACAGAGAGGATTTGCATGTCTAGCCACAAGAGCTCAATCGAGAGGTGCCAGAAAGGAAGGGGCCCCTCAGCAGCCTCTGCCGTGCTGTGCCATGGAGCACTATGCCCTGCCACAAATTTCATGCTGCATGTCTGAGCCTGTTTTTAGAGCCACTAGATAGGTGTATGGTAATTCAGAGAGTAAATCATCCTACATAGATTGAATGGTGATATTGCCTATTTCCCTCCTCCGAGTGTAAGGGGAGTTTAAAGGGAGCCTAGGTGAATAGCTTGGACTATATCCATAACTTTTGGACTTCTAGAgtcaaaaatgaggaaaataatctTGAAAGATTTTCTGTTAGTTTTTAGTAAGT from Dromaius novaehollandiae isolate bDroNov1 chromosome 1, bDroNov1.hap1, whole genome shotgun sequence encodes the following:
- the SLC16A7 gene encoding monocarboxylate transporter 2 isoform X1, with the protein product MPPAVTAPQYPPPDGGWGWVVVFGAFISIGFSYAFPKAITVFFKEIQEIFHTSYSEIAWISSIMLAVMYAGGPISSILVNKYGSRPVMIAGGILCSFGMIASSFCNSVLELYLCIGVVGGLGLAFNLQPALTMIGKYFYKKRPIANGLAMAGSPVFLSTLAPLNQFLFNAFGWKGSFLILGGLLLNCCVAGSLMRPVGPKPVPPVKKDVEKGAGDSTLHKNNKKSFWQTMNKYLDLSLFKHRGFLIYLSGNVIMFIGFFAPIVFLAPYAKHKGIDEYSAAFLLSILAFVDMFARPSMGLVANSKFIRPKIQYFFSFAVLYNGVCHILCPLATNYTGLVIYSVFFGFAFGMVSSVLFETLMDLVGAARFSSAVGLVTIVECCPVLIGPPLGGWLVDVTGEYQYMYFVCGVIVIVASIWLFIGNAINYRLLAREKKLEDENQKAQKNADPKEAEPLTNNENEDASSRANKALEDPSERETNI
- the SLC16A7 gene encoding monocarboxylate transporter 2 isoform X2; the protein is MIAGGILCSFGMIASSFCNSVLELYLCIGVVGGLGLAFNLQPALTMIGKYFYKKRPIANGLAMAGSPVFLSTLAPLNQFLFNAFGWKGSFLILGGLLLNCCVAGSLMRPVGPKPVPPVKKDVEKGAGDSTLHKNNKKSFWQTMNKYLDLSLFKHRGFLIYLSGNVIMFIGFFAPIVFLAPYAKHKGIDEYSAAFLLSILAFVDMFARPSMGLVANSKFIRPKIQYFFSFAVLYNGVCHILCPLATNYTGLVIYSVFFGFAFGMVSSVLFETLMDLVGAARFSSAVGLVTIVECCPVLIGPPLGGWLVDVTGEYQYMYFVCGVIVIVASIWLFIGNAINYRLLAREKKLEDENQKAQKNADPKEAEPLTNNENEDASSRANKALEDPSERETNI